The sequence CCAATTCCAACGCAATGTTTTGCTTCTGCACCAGTAGATTTTGCCGGTATGTTCGCCTGCGCACGCCAACACATAATCATCATGGAAATCAACATCTGACAAAAGAGAAGAACATATGAATATCTACCTCAGATCAGCAATGATAATACTGATGTTACCTTGTGAATGTCGGTCTGCGCGACCATAAAAAAACTAAGAGAAGTTCAACATAACAAAGTCGAGCATAATGAGAAGAACAAATTGAAGTGCAGCAGTTATTCAAGCAAAGCCACACTGCACCAGCCATACACCTCTGCAATTGCAAACATCATGAGTTGTGTTAGTTCGATCGAATCTTTAAGCTAAAGcacatacacatatatatattcggAACTTAATTCCACAATGAAAAAATTGAGCCTTTAGCAAGGCGAAACAATATTTACTTACCATCAAAACAATTGAGTCCATTGCTATGCTTTGAAACTTGAACTCGTAATTCTAGCCTAAATATATATGCATTGAACATATATAGACTATTATGGTTAATTACTATGATTCTTTCAAAAGTGTCTACCTCAGATCAGCAATGATAATGCTGATGTTATCTTGTGAACGTCGGTCCTGCGCGACCAGAAAAAGACTAAGAGCGGCGGTGAAGCACGGTGGACCAGAGGCTCAGAGCAGCGGCGAAGCACGAATATCTGCTGATTCTCTTGTGCAGTGCGTCGTGGAGATCGGAAGCCGAAGGGGGGTGGGTTTTGGCGAGGAAGAAGAGGATGTCGTTCTTTGTGGAAGATTACGTCTTGCTGTATAACGTGGTTATAGGGTAGAGGAGATTTGatttataataatatagtattaaatagATGAAAACAAAAGGGATTATGTTGATTTGATTGAATTGAGGGATTATTGATGGAAAGCAGCAAAAAGAAATCTGGTGGCGTTGAAATTCGATGAAAACAAAGGGGATTGTGTAGATTTGATTGAATCGAGGGATTATTGATGGAAAGCAGCAGAAAGAAGTCTGGTGACGTTGAAATTcctaagaaaatataatatgtagaggggtaaaataggcaatccacaagtggTGGCGTTGAAATTCGATGAAAACAAAGGGGATTGTGTAGATTTGATTGAATCGAGGGATTATTGATGGAAAGCAGCAGAAAGAAGTCTGCTGGCGTTGAAATTcctaagaaaatataatatgtagaggggtaaaataggcaatccacaagttgtcccATATAAtgcttaggctctttttctattagtatagataaaGAACACACTAATCTTTGTCTGTTGGTTGATCGTGTTCTTGAAAATACTATACACAAATTACTGCTTTATTGCTTTTGATAAGAAGGATAtcattttcacaaataaaatactatacaCAAACTACATTTGCAATATAACAATGGAAAATTATACAACAATAATCTTACTTTACTTCACATAAAGGTAGCAATTTCACTTCTTTAATAGGATTCGGCACTACAGTATGTCTTCTGCTTTCATAACTGTTCGTGttcttaaaaatattataatctagtctacttttattttcttctagATGACattagaaaaatgaaaaatcaatcaAGCAAAACCAGTTTTTTGGATGCCACAACTTTTCAAAATGATCTGTATTGtcattttcacaaaaaataCTCGATGAATACTGATCATCATCAATCCTGCTGTTGTTAGTcttccttcatttcatttcccaaaaactaaaacaaaaGAAACCAAAAATTGTCCCTGAGAGATGGCCTATGCTGCTCTTGTCTCCCTCACAAACACCATAGATCGATTCCTTAATAGCAATTTATATTCCATCTCTGTTGAAGAAGAACAACAAATTAGATCTCTCCTTGAGTATGTTACCCCCTTCCAAGACTTCCTCGATAAATTTCCAGACAAGTTCAAGAGTTTGGAAGAGCGGATGAGGGAAGCGGCAAACGAAGCAGAAGATATCTTAGAATATCTTGTGTTGGAAAAGGTTTTCTTGTCTTCTGATGAAGAGTCTGAATTACACGATGAACTCGACCGAGGCACTGTGATTAAGGATATTAATTTGAAGATGGAAAACATGTGGAAGGAGTGCGGCCAAGATTTTCCAGACGACGAAGCTACAGACAACAGTTTGAAAGGACGAATTCGCAACGTAGTAAATGAAGCAGAAAAAATCAACAGCTTCTTAAAGTGGGAGAGAAATCACATTCGTTTCAGAGACAAGTGGAGATTTTTACCACCGAGTTCGCTATGTTCAAGTCCAGACTCCACTTCATAAACCACTTGAAAAAGATGGGAAGTGAAATTGACTCGATCATGGCGGAGGCAACTGCCGTGAAGTATAACAACAGCGACAAGGCTGCTTCCTCATCTGGACTTGCACCGCCCGACAGGGTTAGTGATGATGAGAAGCAGGAGGAAGAGGAGACTGACTGCTACCGTAGTTCAAAATACGAACTCCAGATGGAAAGGGTGATGGAGGAGATTGCTTTGGTTGCTGCACAAGTGAAGGAAATCAAGGATAGCTCCAGCAGCAAAGACGTTGAACGTGGTGGTGCTGACACTCCTGCTGCTCCTAGTTCATCACCCATCCACAAAGATTCCATGGTTGGTTTTGAAGATTATGTGTTAGACGTGAAGGATCGCCTCTGTGGAGAGCCATCCCGACTCCAAGTCATCGCAATCTGTGGTATGGGTGGCATCGGCAAAACTACTCTTGCCAGGAACGTTTATGATGATCCATTAACGGTGGGCCATTTTCTGATTCGTGTTTGGGTCACAATATCACAAGATTACAGTGCACACAGAGAATTCTTTCTAGCCTTCTGGAGTCCTTGAAGGAATACAACACAGGTGGATTGGGAAAAAGTGATGATGAAAAAGTGCACAAAATTTTAACTCGGAGGAGATATTTAGTTGtgatggatgatatgtggagtggTGAGGCATGGGATGTCGTCAGAAGGGTATTTCCTGATGATGGCAATGGAAGCCGTGTTGTGCTAACCACGAGGTTGTTTGAGGTGGCTTCTTATCCGGATTCTTCAAGGCttcatgagatgagcttgttgaaTGCAGAGCAGAGTTGGAATTTGTTCAAGCATAAGGTGTTTGTAGATAAAGAATGTCCTTCCAATTTAGAAGATGTTGGGAAGGAGATTGCAAGAAGCTGCAAAGGTTTGCCCCTCGCGATTGTGGTGATTGCGGGGCTTCTATCCACAGTTAGTAAGAATCCATCTTCATGGCAGGAGATTGCAGAAAAGGTGAAGTCTGCAAAAACTACAGAGCATGACCAAATCGAGGAGATACTATCTTTGAGCTACGTCGAATTACCTCAATATTTGAGGCCATGTTTCTTGTACATGGCTACCTTTCCGGAAGATGATGAGATCCATGCAAAGAAACTTATCAGATTATG comes from Salvia miltiorrhiza cultivar Shanhuang (shh) chromosome 3, IMPLAD_Smil_shh, whole genome shotgun sequence and encodes:
- the LOC131018112 gene encoding putative late blight resistance protein homolog R1B-17 codes for the protein MFKSRLHFINHLKKMGSEIDSIMAEATAVKYNNSDKAASSSGLAPPDRVSDDEKQEEEETDCYRSSKYELQMERVMEEIALVAAQVKEIKDSSSSKDVERGGADTPAAPSSSPIHKDSMVGFEDYVLDVKDRLCGEPSRLQVIAICGMGGIGKTTLARNVYDDPLTVGHFLIRVWSLKEYNTGGLGKSDDEKVHKILTRRRYLVVMDDMWSGEAWDVVRRVFPDDGNGSRVVLTTRLFEVASYPDSSRLHEMSLLNAEQSWNLFKHKVFVDKECPSNLEDVGKEIARSCKGLPLAIVVIAGLLSTVSKNPSSWQEIAEKVKSAKTTEHDQIEEILSLSYVELPQYLRPCFLYMATFPEDDEIHAKKLIRLWVAEGFVKYPSNSESFEKVGEECLDELMKRNLVLVKKRKSDNRIKSCSLHDLMRDLCIRKAHESQFFLNLMDKHVKKKPFRKRIKNQRRVSIKSSRLRYLSDDDDSTIHSIRCSEYDLVKLNFVKGVRLLRVLDTVPADVESSPSVHQLCELFHLRYLAINYMESIPKGLSMLKNLQTLIIDRERREKFLIAVVLNLVLGWDTPQLRHVHFHGTIYFEDPSETTISLERLQTLSLLQKRS